CAACATTTTTCCACAATGGCGTTTATCTGAGGAAGGATGCTCTTTGGGCCTGCATACGCCGAGTGCGGCAAATCCTCTACTGGTTTTATTCCCAGCGCCAGCTGGTCTTCTATGCCAGCTCTCTTCTCTTTGTCTACGAGGGTCTCCCCTTCTCTCCGCCCTCTTTGTTCCTCAGAAATCCATCAGTCATTGAAGCGGTGACCAACGCTGGTGAACTGTGGCTGGTGGCTGACAGCGGTCAGGGCCACGAGGAGAAAACTGTCCGGGAGGGGGCGCGGCAGGAGCAGGAAGTGGcggagaacaacaacaacaacagagagGAGGCAGTGTCCTGGGACTGCACCGTTCACATCGGTCGGAGAAAGGGTGCTCATCACCACAATGGGCGTGGCCACGCCCTAAAGCACGGCGTGGCTGCTCCAATCGTGGTGGCCACAGCCACGGGGGACCGTAAGTCAGTGCTGAGTGAAGAAGACAACACGACTCAACAAACAGGTGATCAGAAACCGTCACCCAACAGAAACAAAGCATCACCAAAAGGCCCGGATTCACACCGAGAGAGGGAGAAGAGCAgcggggaggaagaggagggatgGAAAGGACCGATGCGTGGATGTGAAGGTGGAAGACAGGAGAACATGGAGGAGGTGGAAGTCAAGATGATTGATTTTGCTCACGTTTTCCCAAGTGATAGCCAGGATCACGGCTACATCTATGGCCTGAAACACCTGCTGACGGTGCTGGAACAGATACTTTGTGATGCCGCTCAGAGTTCACACCCCCGTCTGCTGACTCAGCAAGGAAACCGCACACCACCCTGAACCTCCATGATGTCGAAGCTCCCAGCAGCCTCTGTCCATCAGACCCCCGTTTACACTGGTGCTGATGAGCGGGTATGACCACTGGTATTACTGAAAAACTCTGTGTTAGGCTTTAATGAGAAGaatggtaacacacacacacacacacacacacacacaccgttcagGCTTCTCACTGGAAGGTTCTGTTCGGGTTCTGCTGGCTCACCATCAGACCTGGAAAACAAACAACTGACTACCTT
This Nothobranchius furzeri strain GRZ-AD chromosome 16, NfurGRZ-RIMD1, whole genome shotgun sequence DNA region includes the following protein-coding sequences:
- the ipmkb gene encoding inositol polyphosphate multikinase, coding for MDTSVPSELVPGSDSGASVPRLPGSNLREDNTCQRLLGSKGLPHLNGCVPLSHQVAGHKHGVDKVGILQHPDGTVLKQIQPPPRGPREMQFYGMVFAEGCSDPCLLDLQNHIPKYYGTWSSLDSPSDVYLKLEDVTSRFVRPCIMDVKLGQRSYDPFASQEKREQQIRKYPLMEEMGFLILGMRVYNVHSDTFESIDQHYGRSLVKDTIKDGLATFFHNGVYLRKDALWACIRRVRQILYWFYSQRQLVFYASSLLFVYEGLPFSPPSLFLRNPSVIEAVTNAGELWLVADSGQGHEEKTVREGARQEQEVAENNNNNREEAVSWDCTVHIGRRKGAHHHNGRGHALKHGVAAPIVVATATGDRKSVLSEEDNTTQQTGDQKPSPNRNKASPKGPDSHREREKSSGEEEEGWKGPMRGCEGGRQENMEEVEVKMIDFAHVFPSDSQDHGYIYGLKHLLTVLEQILCDAAQSSHPRLLTQQGNRTPP